Proteins co-encoded in one Acidimicrobiales bacterium genomic window:
- the rsmH gene encoding 16S rRNA (cytosine(1402)-N(4))-methyltransferase RsmH, giving the protein MCSPSIGEVEDPYSAHFHPGRLGRQPDGILPVEGLQMSRAFDHRPAMTGEVVSLLAPVPSGVIVDATVGGGGHAQAILDAHPQLTVLGIDRDPAAVSAASDALAPYGDRAVVRRARFDRLAEVVEEVGLGPMSGVLFDLGVSSTQLDDATRGFSYRHDAPLDMRMDPGQARTAADVVNDLPEIELARLLAANGEGRFARRIAAAIVAARPLETTGQLADVARDAIPAPARRRGGHPAKRVFQAVRIEVNAELDVLDRALDVAIDLLVPDGRCLVLSYHSGEDRLVKRRFVEAVTGGCTCPPGLPCVCGARPRGRLVGRRARRPTPAEVEANPRAGSARLRALERLDDSRSRS; this is encoded by the coding sequence ATGTGCAGCCCCTCGATCGGCGAGGTGGAAGACCCCTACTCCGCCCACTTCCATCCCGGTCGATTGGGGAGACAACCCGACGGCATCCTGCCGGTCGAGGGGCTGCAGATGAGCCGGGCGTTCGACCATCGACCCGCCATGACCGGCGAGGTGGTCTCGTTGCTCGCCCCGGTCCCCTCCGGCGTCATCGTCGACGCCACGGTGGGTGGGGGTGGTCACGCTCAGGCGATCCTGGACGCCCACCCCCAGCTCACCGTGCTGGGGATCGATCGAGATCCCGCGGCCGTGTCCGCGGCGTCCGACGCGCTGGCCCCGTACGGCGATCGTGCCGTCGTCCGTCGGGCTCGGTTCGACCGGCTGGCTGAGGTCGTGGAGGAGGTCGGCCTGGGACCGATGTCCGGCGTGCTCTTCGACCTCGGTGTGAGCTCGACCCAGCTCGACGACGCGACCCGAGGATTCTCGTACCGTCACGACGCGCCGCTGGACATGCGCATGGATCCCGGCCAGGCGCGCACCGCGGCCGACGTCGTGAACGACCTTCCCGAGATAGAGCTGGCCCGGCTGTTGGCCGCCAACGGCGAGGGCCGGTTCGCCCGTCGCATCGCGGCCGCCATCGTGGCGGCTCGCCCGTTGGAGACGACTGGGCAGCTTGCCGATGTGGCGAGAGACGCCATTCCCGCGCCGGCCCGCCGCCGCGGCGGTCACCCAGCCAAGCGGGTCTTCCAGGCCGTGCGCATCGAGGTGAATGCCGAGCTCGACGTGCTGGACCGGGCCCTCGACGTGGCCATCGATCTGCTCGTGCCCGACGGGCGCTGTCTCGTGCTCTCGTACCACTCGGGCGAGGACCGACTGGTCAAACGCCGCTTCGTCGAGGCTGTCACCGGCGGCTGCACCTGCCCACCGGGGCTTCCCTGTGTCTGTGGCGCCCGCCCTCGTGGCCGCCTGGTCGGGCGTCGGGCTCGACGACCCACCCCGGCGGAGGTCGAGGCCAACCCCCGGGCTGGCAGCGCCCGTCTCAGGGCCCTCGAGCGTCTCGACGACAGCCGGTCGCGTTCGTGA
- the mraZ gene encoding division/cell wall cluster transcriptional repressor MraZ, translating into MARFFGRFEHGLDAKGRVILPAKFRVHFEHGGYLSQYHDGCLALWTPEEFEKQMTDMQQSASEDPGQRNLARVWASGSHEVEIDRQGRMAIPSHLRDFAGLDGDVLVHGAIDRVELWHPGVWDQRVKPMERRLTEGAGEPASG; encoded by the coding sequence ATGGCCAGGTTCTTCGGCAGGTTCGAGCACGGCCTCGACGCCAAGGGGCGAGTGATCCTTCCGGCCAAATTTCGGGTGCACTTCGAGCACGGCGGCTACCTGAGCCAGTACCACGACGGCTGCCTGGCCCTGTGGACCCCAGAGGAGTTCGAGAAGCAGATGACCGACATGCAACAGAGCGCCAGCGAGGATCCCGGTCAGCGCAACCTGGCCCGGGTGTGGGCCTCCGGCTCGCACGAGGTGGAGATCGACCGGCAGGGCCGGATGGCCATTCCGTCGCACCTGCGGGACTTCGCCGGACTGGACGGCGACGTGCTGGTGCACGGCGCCATCGACCGGGTCGAGCTCTGGCACCCGGGCGTCTGGGACCAGCGAGTGAAGCCGATGGAACGACGCCTCACAGAGGGAGCAGGCGAGCCGGCCTCCGGATGA